A genomic window from Chitinophaga pollutisoli includes:
- a CDS encoding NAD(P)-dependent oxidoreductase — translation MTSLHIGLIREEKTPQDNRVAFTPQQCQWILSHYPTVQITVQPSPHRAFKDDEYSTAGIRLAEDLSQCDILLGIKEVPVERLIPGKTYLFFSHTKKLQPQNREMLRTILERKITLIDYECLVHPDGQRILGFGFFAGVVGAHNGLLEFGRRTGLFNFKRVHECHDFQELITHYFGVKLPPVKIVATGSGRVTAGILEVMGLLGIKYIPPEEFLINEYAYPVYTQLKAGELYLRRSDKTYSREDFHNHPEHYDCKFLPYVTCSDILMNGIYWEQDIAPLFTWEDLAKENFRIQVIADITDDKGGSVPCNLGDGTIEQPVYGVHRQSREKTAPYDPESVTMMCVGNLPNELPRDASQFFGDHLMKYVFDDLVNGGSEMITKATIAAHGKLTDRYAYMQPYVAGE, via the coding sequence ATGACTTCCTTACACATCGGCCTGATCCGGGAGGAAAAAACTCCACAAGATAACCGCGTGGCATTCACTCCGCAGCAATGCCAGTGGATCCTTTCCCATTACCCCACCGTGCAGATCACCGTGCAACCATCGCCGCACCGCGCTTTCAAGGACGACGAATACAGCACAGCCGGTATCCGCCTCGCGGAAGACCTCTCGCAGTGCGACATCCTGCTGGGCATTAAAGAAGTGCCCGTTGAACGGCTGATCCCCGGTAAAACATATCTTTTCTTCTCCCACACCAAAAAACTCCAGCCGCAGAACCGCGAAATGCTGCGAACCATCCTGGAACGCAAGATCACCCTTATCGACTACGAATGCCTCGTGCATCCCGACGGGCAGCGTATCCTCGGTTTCGGTTTCTTCGCCGGCGTGGTAGGAGCACATAACGGCTTGCTGGAATTCGGACGGCGGACAGGGCTTTTTAATTTCAAGCGCGTCCATGAATGCCACGATTTCCAGGAACTGATCACGCATTACTTCGGCGTCAAACTGCCGCCCGTAAAGATCGTGGCTACCGGCTCCGGCCGCGTGACGGCGGGCATCCTCGAAGTGATGGGGCTCCTGGGCATCAAATACATCCCGCCAGAAGAGTTCCTGATCAACGAATATGCCTATCCCGTATACACCCAGCTCAAAGCAGGGGAGCTATATCTCCGGCGGTCCGACAAAACCTACAGCCGCGAGGATTTCCATAACCATCCCGAACATTACGACTGCAAATTCCTGCCTTACGTTACCTGTTCCGACATCCTCATGAACGGAATCTATTGGGAGCAGGATATTGCCCCCCTGTTCACCTGGGAGGACCTGGCGAAGGAGAATTTCCGCATCCAGGTAATCGCGGATATCACCGACGACAAAGGCGGCTCCGTGCCCTGCAACCTCGGTGACGGCACCATCGAGCAACCCGTGTACGGCGTACACCGGCAAAGCCGGGAAAAGACCGCGCCCTACGACCCGGAAAGCGTCACCATGATGTGCGTCGGCAACCTGCCAAACGAACTTCCGCGTGATGCCTCGCAGTTCTTCGGCGACCATCTCATGAAATATGTGTTCGACGACCTCGTGAACGGCGGAAGCGAGATGATCACCAAGGCAACTATCGCGGCGCATGGGAAGCTAACGGATCGCTATGCCTACATGCAGCCTTATGTTGCGGGGGAATAG
- a CDS encoding iron-sulfur cluster co-chaperone HscB C-terminal domain-containing protein produces the protein MKRFDGLLAPGEKYILPEIFQQEMLELNSQLFALEHSGDENAVLQLGRRISQWMELLLREAEPALEAFSGGKASPGQLELLKECQAKLKYLLRIQQRISTFATRDEA, from the coding sequence ATGAAACGATTCGACGGCTTGCTGGCCCCCGGGGAAAAATACATTTTGCCCGAAATTTTCCAGCAGGAGATGCTGGAACTGAATAGCCAGCTGTTTGCCCTGGAACATAGCGGCGACGAAAACGCCGTTCTGCAACTCGGCCGCAGGATTTCTCAATGGATGGAGCTCCTGCTCCGGGAAGCGGAACCCGCGCTGGAAGCCTTCTCCGGGGGAAAGGCATCCCCCGGGCAACTCGAACTGCTGAAAGAATGCCAGGCAAAACTGAAATATTTATTGCGGATTCAACAAAGAATTTCTACATTTGCAACCCGCGATGAGGCCTGA
- the rluF gene encoding 23S rRNA pseudouridine(2604) synthase RluF, producing MDESISLNKFISDTGYCSRRAADDLITQGRVLLNDKPATLGNRYKPGDTVEVDGSLITAAKKEKRVYLALNKPVGITTTTELHIKDNIISFVGYPQRIFPIGRLDKDSEGLIFLTNDGDIINKILRAANHHEKEYIVRVNKPINTAFIQQMSQGVPILDTYTLPCKVQMTGRQTFRITLTQGLNRQIRRMCEYLGYAVTGLQRVRIMNVRLDKLPVGKWRHLTETELATLKESISESGQDGSAAPAAKKRTEYIPVRKRPETEAAPEPREEKPRSSRKSTWKEFRAKGGKASARDRSVKPEHKPTSGKPSAKDPTSKPGKPAERARSVKPGKPDHKTKAGKHPAKDVTPKPGKATGKPGKKGSVPQKGAPAGKGKNAGPGKRK from the coding sequence TTGGACGAATCAATCAGTTTAAATAAGTTTATCAGCGACACCGGGTATTGTTCCCGCCGTGCGGCGGACGACCTCATTACGCAGGGCCGTGTTTTATTAAATGATAAACCGGCGACACTCGGGAACCGCTACAAGCCCGGCGATACGGTGGAGGTAGACGGCAGCCTGATCACGGCGGCCAAAAAGGAGAAACGGGTGTACCTGGCGCTGAACAAGCCGGTGGGCATCACTACCACCACGGAATTGCACATCAAGGATAATATCATCAGTTTTGTGGGGTATCCGCAAAGGATATTCCCGATCGGCCGGCTCGATAAAGATTCCGAGGGGTTGATATTTCTTACGAACGACGGAGACATCATCAATAAGATCCTCCGCGCCGCCAATCACCACGAGAAAGAGTATATCGTCCGGGTCAACAAGCCGATCAATACGGCGTTTATCCAGCAGATGTCGCAGGGCGTGCCGATCCTGGATACCTATACATTGCCCTGCAAGGTGCAAATGACGGGCCGCCAGACATTCCGGATCACACTGACGCAAGGGCTGAACCGCCAGATCCGCCGGATGTGCGAGTATCTGGGTTATGCGGTGACGGGCTTGCAACGGGTTAGGATTATGAACGTCCGTCTGGATAAGCTGCCGGTAGGGAAGTGGCGGCATCTCACCGAAACGGAATTGGCCACATTGAAAGAAAGTATTTCCGAATCGGGCCAGGACGGGAGCGCGGCGCCCGCGGCGAAGAAGCGCACGGAATATATTCCCGTTCGCAAGCGCCCTGAAACGGAAGCAGCGCCCGAACCGCGGGAAGAAAAGCCACGTTCATCGCGCAAATCAACCTGGAAGGAGTTTAGAGCGAAAGGTGGTAAAGCGTCGGCAAGGGACCGCTCGGTGAAACCGGAGCATAAGCCGACGTCCGGGAAGCCTTCGGCAAAAGATCCTACATCGAAGCCGGGTAAGCCGGCGGAGAGGGCTCGTTCGGTGAAACCAGGTAAGCCGGATCATAAAACGAAAGCCGGGAAACATCCGGCTAAAGATGTTACACCGAAGCCGGGTAAAGCTACCGGTAAGCCGGGAAAGAAAGGAAGTGTTCCGCAGAAAGGTGCGCCGGCCGGGAAGGGGAAGAATGCTGGCCCGGGGAAACGGAAATAA
- a CDS encoding methyltransferase: MSNSWFQFKQFRVEQGDSAMKVCTDACIQGAWTARHLQSSPHPERILDIGAGTGLLGLMLAQQTTSIIHAVELDPASARQGMVNFGSSPWATRLWLAEGDIRTFKFEDRYDFIISNPRSSGKT; this comes from the coding sequence ATGAGTAATTCCTGGTTTCAATTCAAACAGTTCAGAGTAGAACAAGGCGACAGCGCCATGAAAGTTTGTACGGATGCATGCATCCAGGGCGCCTGGACGGCGCGGCACCTGCAATCCTCACCCCACCCCGAACGCATCCTGGACATTGGCGCGGGAACAGGTCTCCTGGGCCTGATGCTCGCACAGCAAACCACCAGCATCATCCACGCCGTAGAGCTGGACCCTGCGTCCGCAAGGCAAGGGATGGTCAATTTCGGATCCTCCCCCTGGGCTACCCGCCTCTGGCTGGCCGAAGGCGATATCCGCACTTTCAAATTCGAGGACCGGTACGATTTCATCATCTCCAACCCCCGTTCTTCCGGAAAAACCTGA
- the tsaD gene encoding tRNA (adenosine(37)-N6)-threonylcarbamoyltransferase complex transferase subunit TsaD, producing the protein MSVNILAIESSCDDTSAAVISDGKVLSNVIAGQAVHEQYGGVVPELASRAHQENIVPVVDLALKKAGMQPADLSAIAFTQSPGLIGSLLVGSSFAKSMALALDLPLIAVHHMQAHVLANFIDDPKPSFPCLCLTVSGGHTQIVRVDGPLQMTVIGETLDDAAGEAFDKSAKLLGLPYPGGPLIDKYAKEGNPKAYRFPEPQIPGLNFSFSGLKTSILYFLQENKAKDPAFVDNHLADICASIQHRIVTILTNKLVKAAQETGITEICIAGGVSANSGLRNALEELGQKHGYKVYIPQFQFCTDNAAMIAMTAHFKYLAGDFSPADIVPTARAAF; encoded by the coding sequence ATGTCGGTAAACATACTTGCCATAGAATCCTCTTGCGACGATACCAGCGCTGCCGTTATCTCCGACGGGAAGGTACTGTCCAACGTCATCGCCGGACAAGCTGTTCACGAACAATACGGTGGCGTGGTGCCCGAACTGGCCTCGCGCGCCCACCAGGAAAACATCGTTCCCGTGGTAGATCTTGCGCTGAAAAAGGCCGGTATGCAGCCGGCGGACCTCAGCGCCATCGCCTTTACCCAAAGCCCCGGCCTCATTGGCTCCCTGCTGGTGGGCAGCAGCTTCGCCAAATCCATGGCCCTGGCGCTCGACCTGCCGCTGATCGCCGTCCACCATATGCAGGCGCACGTGCTCGCCAACTTCATCGACGATCCCAAACCTTCCTTTCCCTGCCTCTGCCTAACCGTTTCCGGCGGGCATACGCAGATTGTAAGGGTCGACGGGCCTTTGCAGATGACCGTTATCGGCGAAACCCTCGACGATGCCGCCGGCGAAGCATTCGATAAATCCGCGAAACTACTCGGCCTGCCGTACCCCGGCGGACCACTGATTGATAAATACGCTAAAGAAGGCAACCCCAAAGCCTACCGATTCCCCGAACCGCAGATTCCCGGGCTGAATTTCAGCTTCTCGGGCCTCAAAACGTCCATCCTTTACTTCCTGCAGGAAAACAAAGCCAAAGACCCCGCTTTCGTGGACAACCACCTGGCGGATATTTGCGCCTCCATCCAGCACCGGATCGTCACGATCCTCACCAACAAGTTGGTGAAAGCTGCGCAGGAAACAGGTATCACGGAAATCTGCATCGCCGGCGGCGTAAGCGCCAACTCCGGCCTCCGTAACGCCCTGGAAGAACTGGGGCAAAAACACGGTTACAAAGTCTACATTCCCCAATTTCAGTTTTGTACAGACAACGCTGCCATGATCGCTATGACAGCGCATTTTAAGTATCTCGCCGGTGACTTTAGCCCGGCGGACATTGTACCCACTGCCCGTGCGGCATTTTGA
- a CDS encoding DUF4197 domain-containing protein, whose amino-acid sequence MKHIFLAGALCVTMLSGCETTQQILSTLPASTGQPNSFQIASGLKEALTIGAQNSASRLSAPNGFFTNAMLKILMPPEAQKVESTLRSLGMGGVVDKAILAMNRGAEEAAKSAAPIFVNAIKQMTITDAIGILRGGDFAATDYFKQRTTAALTTAFSPVINNALKKVDATKYWADVFSVYNKFSKTPVNTDLTAYVTERAINGIFHEVGVEEQKIRKDPAARVTELLKTVFGSQLAQNK is encoded by the coding sequence ATGAAACACATATTCCTTGCCGGCGCCCTATGCGTAACCATGCTTTCCGGCTGCGAAACCACGCAGCAGATCCTCAGTACCCTGCCAGCGTCCACCGGCCAGCCGAACAGCTTCCAGATCGCTTCCGGTCTTAAAGAAGCCCTCACTATCGGCGCTCAAAATTCTGCCAGCCGCCTTTCGGCGCCCAACGGATTCTTCACCAACGCCATGCTCAAGATCCTCATGCCCCCAGAAGCGCAGAAGGTGGAATCCACCCTCCGCAGTCTCGGCATGGGCGGCGTAGTGGATAAAGCCATCCTCGCGATGAACCGCGGGGCGGAAGAAGCCGCCAAATCCGCCGCACCCATCTTCGTCAACGCCATCAAGCAAATGACCATCACCGATGCCATCGGCATCCTCCGGGGTGGCGATTTCGCGGCTACCGACTATTTCAAACAAAGAACCACCGCCGCCCTCACCACCGCTTTCAGCCCCGTTATCAACAACGCCCTGAAAAAAGTGGACGCCACAAAATATTGGGCGGATGTTTTTTCCGTCTATAACAAATTCTCCAAAACACCTGTCAACACGGATCTCACAGCTTACGTCACCGAGCGCGCCATCAACGGCATCTTCCATGAAGTAGGGGTGGAGGAGCAAAAAATCCGGAAGGATCCCGCAGCCCGCGTGACCGAACTGCTCAAAACGGTTTTCGGCAGCCAGCTGGCCCAAAACAAATAA
- a CDS encoding ABC transporter permease translates to MLSSLKILWNSLKMALQELRVNKLRTFLSLLGITIGIFCIIAVLTVTDSMESSIRKDLNSLGTNVIYVEKWPWDGGGEWWQYVNRPQPKFQEVRQIREKVGSADAVTFTFSTNGRKVEYGSDYMDQVILIATSSELDKMQTIELAAGRYFGPSEFNSGSNAVVLGWNIAEGLFGNAELAIGKEIRVSDRKCRVIGVLKRKGESLIGGVLNDDCVLMNYLHARTIVDERHWNTNTTILVRAADGIPTAQLKDDLTGVMRAIRRLKPAQTNDFALNEITTVQGELTTLFTYINAGGWMIAAFALLVGGFGIANIMFVTVKERTNIIGLKKAIGARPGVILTEFLIESMILCMVGGGLGLLIVYGGALIAKNMFSTFQIGLSVGNIILGFSISGIVGIIAGFIPAWSASKMDPVVAIRSN, encoded by the coding sequence ATGCTATCTTCCCTCAAGATCTTATGGAACAGTTTGAAAATGGCCCTGCAGGAACTGCGGGTGAACAAGCTGCGTACTTTCCTGTCGCTCCTGGGCATCACGATCGGTATCTTCTGCATCATCGCGGTGCTGACGGTTACCGACAGCATGGAATCGTCGATCCGGAAAGATCTTAATTCCCTGGGAACCAATGTTATCTATGTAGAGAAGTGGCCCTGGGACGGCGGCGGCGAATGGTGGCAGTACGTCAACCGGCCGCAGCCTAAGTTTCAGGAAGTGCGGCAGATCCGCGAGAAAGTAGGTTCCGCCGACGCGGTGACCTTCACCTTCTCCACCAACGGCCGGAAAGTGGAGTACGGTTCGGATTATATGGATCAGGTCATATTGATCGCCACTTCTTCGGAGCTGGATAAGATGCAGACCATCGAGCTGGCGGCCGGAAGGTATTTCGGCCCTTCTGAATTCAACAGCGGTTCCAATGCCGTGGTGCTTGGCTGGAACATCGCCGAGGGCCTCTTTGGCAACGCGGAACTGGCGATAGGGAAAGAGATTAGGGTATCTGACCGCAAATGCCGGGTGATCGGGGTGCTGAAAAGGAAGGGGGAAAGCCTGATCGGCGGCGTATTAAATGATGATTGCGTGCTGATGAATTATCTCCATGCCCGCACGATCGTGGACGAACGCCATTGGAATACGAACACCACGATCCTGGTGCGTGCGGCCGACGGGATCCCGACGGCGCAGCTGAAGGACGATCTCACCGGCGTGATGCGGGCCATCCGCCGCCTGAAACCCGCGCAAACCAACGATTTTGCGCTGAACGAGATCACGACGGTGCAGGGGGAACTAACGACTTTGTTCACCTACATCAACGCCGGCGGCTGGATGATCGCGGCCTTCGCGTTGCTGGTGGGCGGTTTCGGTATCGCCAACATCATGTTCGTGACCGTGAAGGAAAGAACGAATATCATCGGCCTGAAGAAGGCCATCGGCGCCCGCCCGGGCGTTATACTCACCGAATTCCTCATCGAATCCATGATCTTATGCATGGTGGGAGGCGGATTGGGCTTGCTGATCGTATACGGCGGCGCATTGATCGCCAAAAATATGTTCAGTACGTTCCAGATCGGCCTTTCGGTAGGGAACATCATCCTGGGATTCTCGATTTCCGGGATAGTGGGCATCATCGCAGGATTCATCCCGGCGTGGAGCGCCAGCAAGATGGACCCGGTGGTGGCGATCCGGAGTAACTAA